In a genomic window of uncultured Flavobacterium sp.:
- a CDS encoding 2OG-Fe(II) oxygenase yields the protein MLNIINDTLEIYTIDNFLTVDECNELIEKSEQIGFEEAGVNIDGAQKMMKMVRNNERIMYQDNEYASFFWQKLKPYVKSEVANTTATGLNEMFRFYKYNPGQRFKMHRDGSYKRSESEFSYYTFLIYLNEIYEGGETKFASGEIITPKTGTALIFEHSQRHEGTALISGIKYVLRSDIMYKLKD from the coding sequence ATGCTAAACATTATTAATGATACACTGGAAATTTATACGATCGACAATTTTCTTACTGTTGATGAATGTAATGAATTAATAGAGAAAAGTGAGCAAATTGGTTTTGAAGAAGCTGGAGTAAATATTGACGGAGCACAGAAAATGATGAAAATGGTGCGTAATAACGAACGTATCATGTATCAGGATAATGAATATGCATCTTTCTTTTGGCAAAAACTGAAGCCTTATGTTAAGTCTGAAGTGGCAAACACTACAGCCACGGGATTAAATGAAATGTTCAGGTTTTACAAGTATAATCCAGGTCAGCGTTTTAAAATGCACCGCGATGGAAGCTATAAACGAAGTGAGTCGGAATTTAGTTATTATACATTTCTCATTTATTTGAATGAAATATATGAGGGCGGAGAAACAAAATTTGCTTCGGGTGAAATTATTACGCCTAAAACAGGAACTGCGCTTATTTTTGAACATAGTCAGCGTCATGAAGGAACGGCTCTGATTTCGGGGATAAAGTATGTTTTAAGAAGTGATATTATGTATAAACTTAAAGATTAG
- a CDS encoding ADP-ribosylglycohydrolase family protein, producing METKIKSGLFGLAVGDALGVPVEFYSRSELKENPVSEMIGFGTHHQPAGTWSDDSSLAFCLAESLCKGFDLFDIARNFVKWYNAELWTPHGQVFDIGIATRHAIHNIGKGYEPELCGGFYEEDNGNGSLMRILPLAFYLQNERDIEVIYKKVKEVSSITHAHFRSVFACFIYVVYCLEILNGNDKVEAYTRMQKIVSDFLSDKKFNPIEIQLFDRVLLHDISTYPEINIHSSGYVLDSLQASFWCFLNSNSYEETVLKAVNLGEDTDTTAAIAGGLSGIYYGIENIPEKWISVLARKNDIDDLCKRLSLELKN from the coding sequence ATGGAAACCAAAATAAAATCAGGTTTGTTTGGATTAGCGGTTGGAGATGCTTTGGGTGTTCCGGTTGAGTTCTATTCAAGATCTGAGTTAAAAGAAAATCCTGTTTCTGAAATGATAGGTTTTGGAACACATCACCAACCAGCAGGAACATGGAGCGATGATAGTTCACTTGCTTTTTGTTTAGCCGAAAGTTTGTGTAAAGGCTTTGATTTATTTGATATTGCCAGAAATTTTGTGAAATGGTATAATGCAGAATTATGGACGCCACACGGACAAGTTTTTGATATTGGAATTGCGACCAGACATGCAATTCATAATATTGGGAAAGGATATGAACCGGAATTATGTGGTGGTTTTTATGAAGAAGATAACGGAAATGGTTCTTTGATGAGAATTTTACCTTTAGCTTTTTATCTGCAAAATGAAAGAGATATTGAGGTTATTTACAAAAAAGTAAAGGAAGTATCGTCTATTACTCACGCACATTTTCGTTCCGTATTTGCTTGTTTTATATATGTCGTTTATTGCTTAGAAATTTTAAATGGAAATGATAAGGTAGAAGCATATACAAGAATGCAAAAGATTGTTTCTGATTTTTTAAGCGATAAGAAATTTAATCCAATAGAAATTCAATTGTTTGATAGAGTTTTGCTTCATGATATTTCGACTTATCCAGAAATTAATATTCACTCATCAGGATATGTACTTGATAGTTTACAAGCTAGTTTTTGGTGTTTTTTGAATAGTAATTCTTATGAAGAAACTGTTTTGAAAGCAGTAAACTTAGGTGAAGATACAGATACAACTGCAGCAATTGCTGGAGGTTTATCCGGTATTTATTACGGAATTGAAAATATTCCTGAAAAGTGGATTTCGGTATTAGCAAGAAAAAATGATATTGATGATTTGTGCAAACGATTGTCTTTAGAATTGAAAAATTAA
- a CDS encoding macro domain-containing protein, whose translation MKDIKYIKGDATSPQASENKLIVHVCNDIGGWGKGFVIAISKRWKKPENQYREWFKSKDDFELGKVQFVQVEEDLWVANLIGQHKINKDENGNAPIRYDAIEEGLKQVALFAQDNKATIHMPRIGCGLAGGKWEMVEPIILETLSNNDVEVTVYDF comes from the coding sequence ATGAAAGATATTAAATATATAAAAGGTGATGCGACATCTCCTCAAGCATCAGAAAATAAGTTAATCGTTCACGTTTGCAATGACATTGGAGGTTGGGGAAAAGGATTTGTAATAGCTATTTCTAAAAGATGGAAAAAACCAGAAAATCAATATAGAGAATGGTTTAAATCAAAGGATGATTTTGAATTGGGGAAAGTTCAATTCGTTCAGGTTGAAGAAGATCTTTGGGTAGCAAATTTAATTGGCCAACACAAAATTAACAAGGACGAGAATGGAAATGCGCCAATTAGATATGATGCTATTGAAGAAGGTTTAAAACAAGTTGCTCTTTTTGCGCAAGATAACAAAGCGACTATTCATATGCCTAGAATTGGTTGTGGTTTAGCAGGCGGAAAGTGGGAGATGGTAGAACCTATTATTTTGGAAACACTTTCTAATAATGATGTTGAAGTAACCGTTTATGATTTTTAG
- a CDS encoding NUDIX domain-containing protein, translating into MENFQNIRIAVDAIVFGYKNNNLYVLLIEQQFGSAEKYWALPGGLVKQDESLTDAVIRELHEETNVKLTFMEQLYTFGDDIYRDSRNRVISVAYYALVDASNLEIKADTDAEKVQWFKIDEIPPLAFDHNLILEKGISRLKSKLTYEPIGFDLLPDEFLFSDLENLYCTILEKEIDRRNFRKKILSYGFLEETDHFSPIKSGRPAKLFKFNKLKYNQLIEKGFHFEIKFA; encoded by the coding sequence ATGGAAAATTTTCAAAATATTAGAATTGCTGTTGACGCCATTGTTTTTGGATATAAAAACAACAATTTGTACGTACTTTTAATTGAACAGCAATTTGGTTCAGCCGAAAAATATTGGGCTTTACCAGGCGGTTTAGTGAAACAAGATGAATCTCTGACCGATGCCGTTATTAGAGAATTGCATGAAGAAACCAATGTAAAGTTGACTTTTATGGAACAGCTTTACACGTTTGGAGATGATATTTATAGAGATTCCAGAAACCGTGTAATTTCGGTTGCGTATTATGCTTTGGTCGATGCTTCAAATTTGGAAATAAAAGCGGATACTGATGCCGAAAAAGTACAATGGTTTAAAATTGATGAAATTCCACCTTTAGCATTCGATCATAATTTAATACTTGAAAAAGGAATCTCGAGATTGAAATCTAAACTTACTTACGAACCTATCGGATTTGATTTACTTCCGGATGAATTTCTTTTTTCGGATCTTGAAAATCTCTATTGTACAATTTTAGAAAAAGAAATTGACCGACGAAACTTCAGAAAAAAAATCCTCAGTTATGGGTTTTTAGAAGAAACAGATCATTTTTCTCCAATAAAAAGCGGTCGTCCTGCAAAACTTTTTAAGTTTAATAAATTGAAATATAATCAGTTAATTGAAAAAGGCTTTCACTTCGAAATAAAGTTTGCGTAA
- a CDS encoding type 1 glutamine amidotransferase domain-containing protein has translation MKKIALLTIIAFAAFSTSATAQKSTKKGMKKVLFVVTSNDKLGNTGEKTGFWSEEFAAPYYELLDKGIEITIASPLGGQPPIDPKSVDPASATEDTKRFDADKVLQEKLKNTHKLSTINQKDYDAVFYPGGHGPLWDLVEDKSSIALIESFYTHKKPVAFVCHAPAVLKNVKVNGEFLVKGKKVTGFTNEEEEAVGLTKVVPFLLEDALTQNGAKFSKIANWQPYAVEDGLLITGQNPASSKLVAGKLLEKLNK, from the coding sequence ATGAAGAAAATAGCATTACTTACGATTATAGCATTCGCAGCTTTTAGCACATCAGCTACAGCTCAAAAATCAACTAAAAAAGGTATGAAAAAAGTATTATTTGTTGTTACCAGTAACGATAAACTGGGCAATACAGGCGAGAAAACAGGATTTTGGTCAGAAGAATTTGCTGCACCATATTATGAATTATTAGATAAAGGAATCGAAATTACAATTGCGTCGCCACTTGGAGGTCAACCGCCAATTGATCCAAAAAGTGTAGATCCTGCATCGGCAACTGAAGACACAAAACGTTTTGATGCTGATAAAGTTTTACAGGAAAAATTAAAAAACACACATAAACTTTCGACTATTAATCAAAAAGATTATGATGCAGTTTTCTATCCTGGAGGTCACGGACCACTTTGGGATTTAGTCGAAGATAAAAGTTCAATTGCTTTGATCGAATCTTTCTACACGCACAAAAAACCGGTAGCTTTTGTTTGTCATGCTCCGGCAGTTCTAAAAAATGTAAAAGTTAATGGTGAATTTTTGGTGAAAGGCAAAAAAGTAACCGGATTTACAAATGAAGAAGAAGAAGCTGTAGGATTAACTAAAGTTGTTCCGTTTTTATTGGAAGATGCTTTAACTCAAAATGGCGCTAAATTTTCTAAAATTGCAAACTGGCAGCCATATGCTGTTGAAGACGGACTTTTGATTACAGGTCAAAACCCAGCTTCTTCTAAATTAGTAGCAGGGAAATTATTAGAAAAATTGAATAAATAA
- a CDS encoding NADAR family protein, producing MKYNIDNIAPESKFLLFWGHQPNKDGSISKTCFSQWWLSSFEVDKVTYKTAEHWMMAKKAELFKDDEVLKKILLAKSPAEAKKLGREVKNYNETLWLAARFEIVKEGNFHKFSQNPELKTFLLNTNDRVIVEASPVDAIWGIGMASDHSDVLNPKKWKGLNLLGFALMEVRDELE from the coding sequence ATGAAATATAACATAGATAATATAGCTCCGGAAAGTAAGTTTTTGCTTTTCTGGGGACATCAACCAAATAAAGACGGAAGTATTTCTAAAACCTGTTTCAGTCAATGGTGGTTAAGTTCTTTTGAAGTTGATAAAGTGACTTATAAAACTGCAGAACACTGGATGATGGCCAAGAAAGCCGAATTGTTTAAAGATGATGAAGTTTTGAAGAAAATCCTTTTGGCTAAATCTCCTGCCGAAGCCAAAAAATTAGGAAGAGAAGTGAAGAATTATAATGAAACTCTTTGGTTAGCCGCGAGATTTGAAATTGTGAAAGAAGGTAATTTTCATAAATTCAGTCAGAATCCAGAGCTAAAAACCTTTCTACTAAATACAAACGACAGAGTTATTGTAGAAGCAAGTCCAGTTGATGCAATTTGGGGAATTGGTATGGCAAGTGATCATTCGGATGTTTTGAATCCGAAGAAATGGAAAGGCTTGAATTTGTTAGGTTTTGCCTTGATGGAAGTTAGGGATGAATTGGAATAA
- a CDS encoding DUF4291 domain-containing protein, producing MKIELKKYDEQITEWPKSGYHIMAQYDEEEIIVYQSYRKEIGEFAANNQFFGGEFSLSRMTWIKPNFLWMMYRNGWGTKEGQEVVLAIHLKISAFNKYLQNAVYSTYDDSLGMSREEWQNEVKTSSVRLQWDPDHDPYGNKLERRAIQIGLRDDFVKTFVKEDIILIENITDFVKEQYYFVQNQQLENLLVPVEKPFLFKDEELNKKLQISGNHE from the coding sequence ATGAAAATAGAATTAAAAAAATATGATGAGCAAATAACAGAATGGCCAAAATCAGGCTATCACATTATGGCTCAATATGACGAGGAAGAAATAATAGTTTATCAATCTTATAGAAAAGAAATCGGCGAATTTGCGGCGAATAATCAGTTTTTTGGAGGAGAATTTAGTCTTAGCAGAATGACTTGGATTAAACCTAATTTTCTTTGGATGATGTATCGAAACGGATGGGGAACTAAAGAAGGACAAGAAGTTGTTTTGGCAATTCATCTTAAAATTTCAGCATTCAATAAGTATTTACAAAATGCAGTTTATTCCACTTATGATGATTCACTTGGAATGAGTCGGGAAGAATGGCAAAATGAGGTCAAAACATCTTCTGTAAGATTGCAATGGGATCCTGATCATGATCCTTACGGAAATAAGCTTGAAAGAAGAGCTATTCAGATTGGCTTAAGAGATGATTTTGTAAAAACTTTTGTCAAAGAAGATATAATATTAATTGAAAATATTACAGATTTTGTAAAAGAGCAATACTATTTTGTGCAGAATCAACAATTGGAAAATTTGTTAGTTCCCGTTGAAAAACCTTTTCTTTTTAAAGATGAAGAATTGAATAAGAAATTACAAATCTCTGGAAATCATGAATGA
- a CDS encoding TIGR02452 family protein, with the protein MSKNYRVEIANNTLEIIKNGFYKYNEKKIAIEKELEESLNNTFTIAPNDWNAILDIPIENKFETEIIAKNCSTIEAIFQEKNGKIGVLNFASAKNPGGGFLGGASAQEESLARSSNLYATQIKDKAMYDFNKNQSSFLYSDYMIYSPNVLFWNDDNGDYFEKPLVVDIITAPAPNKGAMLQHNRKEEIAETEEVFRKRMDKVLAIASKQKVDTLILGAWGCGVFRNEPNDVASLFKEIISEKYAGAFKKIVFAVLSSSEKKSSFKYFESAFREQTI; encoded by the coding sequence ATGAGTAAAAATTATAGAGTAGAAATAGCAAATAACACTTTAGAAATCATAAAAAATGGTTTTTATAAGTATAATGAAAAGAAGATTGCTATAGAAAAGGAATTAGAAGAATCCTTAAATAATACGTTTACAATTGCACCAAATGATTGGAATGCAATTTTAGATATTCCAATTGAAAATAAATTTGAAACAGAGATTATTGCGAAAAATTGTTCTACAATTGAAGCAATTTTTCAAGAGAAGAATGGCAAAATTGGTGTTTTGAATTTCGCTTCTGCAAAAAATCCGGGTGGTGGATTTTTAGGTGGCGCTTCTGCTCAAGAAGAAAGTTTGGCCAGATCTTCAAATCTTTATGCAACGCAAATCAAAGACAAAGCAATGTATGATTTTAATAAAAATCAGTCTTCGTTTTTATATTCAGATTACATGATTTATAGTCCGAATGTTTTGTTTTGGAATGATGATAATGGGGATTATTTTGAAAAACCATTAGTTGTAGATATAATTACAGCACCGGCACCAAACAAAGGCGCGATGTTGCAACATAATAGAAAGGAAGAAATTGCTGAAACAGAAGAGGTCTTTAGAAAAAGAATGGACAAAGTATTGGCAATTGCTTCAAAGCAAAAAGTTGATACGCTGATTTTGGGAGCTTGGGGATGTGGTGTTTTTAGAAATGAGCCAAATGATGTAGCAAGTTTATTCAAAGAAATTATTTCGGAAAAATATGCGGGAGCTTTTAAAAAAATAGTTTTTGCTGTGTTGAGCAGTTCTGAAAAAAAATCAAGTTTTAAGTATTTTGAAAGTGCTTTTAGAGAACAAACTATTTAG
- the prs gene encoding ribose-phosphate diphosphokinase encodes MILNLDPKFTPITNQEEIKFQSFTFSGGEPHIKINPDFDHNQKVTITHRLNSFNDLGLLCITVDALRRMDVKVIDLFIPYFPAARQDRVMIKGESLSVKVYADIINALQLNKVFVFDAHSEVTPALVNNCEVIPNHTFIADVLKVVGENLKLISPDGGALKKIYKVSEFLGGVDVVECSKSRDVKTGRLSGFKVYEDDLNGIDCLIVDDICDGGGTFVGLAEELKKKNAGKLYLAVSHGIFNKGFEVLNCFDKIFTTNSVKDFEGENVEVLKLKL; translated from the coding sequence ATGATACTTAACCTAGACCCAAAATTCACTCCTATAACTAATCAGGAAGAAATCAAATTTCAAAGTTTTACATTTTCTGGAGGAGAACCTCACATTAAAATTAATCCTGATTTTGATCACAATCAAAAAGTAACAATCACACACCGATTAAATTCATTCAACGATTTAGGATTGTTGTGTATTACGGTAGATGCTTTGCGCAGAATGGATGTTAAAGTAATTGATCTTTTTATCCCTTATTTTCCGGCAGCAAGACAAGATCGTGTGATGATCAAAGGCGAATCTCTTTCTGTAAAAGTGTATGCTGATATTATCAATGCGCTTCAATTGAATAAAGTTTTTGTTTTTGATGCACATTCTGAGGTTACTCCGGCTTTGGTAAACAATTGCGAGGTGATTCCGAATCATACTTTTATTGCAGATGTTTTAAAAGTCGTTGGCGAAAACCTAAAATTAATTTCTCCGGATGGTGGCGCTTTGAAAAAAATCTACAAAGTTTCTGAGTTTTTAGGCGGAGTAGATGTTGTAGAATGTAGTAAAAGTCGTGATGTAAAAACCGGAAGATTATCTGGATTTAAAGTTTATGAAGATGATTTAAACGGAATCGATTGTTTAATCGTTGATGATATTTGTGATGGTGGAGGAACTTTCGTTGGCTTAGCCGAAGAATTAAAAAAGAAAAATGCCGGAAAATTGTATTTGGCAGTAAGCCACGGAATTTTCAATAAAGGTTTTGAAGTTTTGAATTGTTTTGATAAAATATTTACAACTAATTCAGTAAAAGATTTCGAAGGTGAAAATGTCGAGGTTCTAAAATTGAAATTATGA
- a CDS encoding iron-containing alcohol dehydrogenase, with translation MLNFELYNPTNLIFGKGQIEKLSTLVPKDAKILLAYGGGSIFKNGVHEQVINNLKGFDIVEFGGIEPNPHFETLMKAVEVIKAEKIDFILAVGGGSVIDGVKFISAAVNFDGNPIDILQKRMLIKENAVPFGTVLTLPATGSEMNSGSVVTIKATQEKLAFGGSALFPKFSICDPTVIASLPKRQLQNGVVDAYTHVMEQYLTYPHEGYLQDRIAEGILQTLIEVGPSVVENPTDYALASNFMWSCTMALNGLIQKGVPSDWATHMIGHELTALYGIDHARTLAIIGPSLYNVMFETKKGKLAQYGRRIFNLTGSDDEVAKEAINKTVEFFHTMGMDTKLSQYTDDYSETADFIVKRFDERGWKGLGENQLVTLDKVKSIVEMSY, from the coding sequence ATGTTAAACTTTGAATTATACAATCCGACGAATTTAATCTTCGGAAAAGGACAAATTGAAAAACTTTCGACTTTAGTACCAAAAGATGCTAAAATTTTATTGGCATATGGCGGTGGAAGTATTTTTAAAAATGGAGTACACGAACAAGTAATCAACAACTTAAAAGGTTTTGATATTGTAGAATTTGGTGGAATTGAACCAAATCCGCATTTTGAAACGTTGATGAAAGCGGTTGAAGTTATCAAGGCGGAAAAAATTGATTTCATTCTTGCTGTTGGTGGCGGATCTGTTATTGATGGTGTGAAATTTATTTCGGCAGCAGTAAACTTTGACGGAAATCCGATTGATATTTTACAAAAACGTATGTTGATTAAAGAAAATGCGGTGCCTTTTGGAACTGTTTTAACTTTGCCTGCAACAGGAAGTGAAATGAATTCGGGTTCTGTAGTTACGATTAAAGCTACTCAGGAAAAACTTGCTTTTGGCGGAAGCGCATTATTCCCAAAATTCTCTATTTGTGATCCAACTGTAATTGCGTCTTTACCAAAAAGACAATTGCAAAATGGTGTTGTTGATGCGTACACACACGTAATGGAACAATATTTAACATATCCTCATGAAGGTTATTTACAAGATAGAATTGCTGAGGGAATTTTACAAACTTTAATTGAAGTTGGTCCAAGCGTGGTTGAAAATCCAACAGATTATGCTTTGGCTTCTAATTTTATGTGGAGTTGTACAATGGCTTTAAACGGATTAATTCAAAAAGGTGTTCCATCTGATTGGGCAACGCACATGATTGGTCATGAATTAACGGCTTTATACGGAATCGATCACGCGAGAACTTTGGCGATTATAGGACCAAGTTTGTATAATGTGATGTTTGAAACTAAAAAAGGAAAACTGGCACAATACGGAAGAAGAATTTTCAACTTGACAGGTTCTGATGATGAAGTTGCAAAAGAAGCAATCAACAAAACAGTAGAATTTTTCCATACTATGGGAATGGATACTAAACTTTCGCAATACACAGATGATTATTCTGAAACTGCCGATTTTATCGTGAAACGTTTCGACGAAAGAGGCTGGAAAGGTCTTGGCGAAAACCAATTGGTAACTTTAGACAAAGTAAAATCAATTGTTGAAATGAGCTACTAG
- a CDS encoding RNA 2'-phosphotransferase, with amino-acid sequence MNEKIAKSVSKFLSLVLRHSPETIGLKLDENGWADVEELIEKCNNRGSQNQMTVELLDYVVENNDKKRFAFNEDKTKIRASQGHSISVELNLNEAEPSEFLYHGTVAKFLEDIKKEGLQKMSRQHVHLSKDRETAIKVGGRRGVPQILTVRSGDMYRDGFKFYLSENNVWLTDEVPSKYIEFKS; translated from the coding sequence ATGAATGAGAAAATAGCAAAGAGCGTAAGCAAATTTCTAAGTCTGGTTTTAAGACATTCACCAGAAACCATCGGATTAAAATTAGACGAAAATGGTTGGGCTGATGTTGAAGAACTAATTGAAAAATGCAATAATAGAGGAAGTCAAAATCAAATGACTGTAGAACTTTTAGATTACGTTGTAGAAAATAATGATAAAAAACGTTTTGCTTTTAATGAAGATAAAACGAAAATAAGAGCAAGTCAGGGACATTCAATTTCGGTAGAATTAAACCTGAATGAAGCAGAACCTTCGGAATTTTTATATCACGGAACGGTTGCAAAATTTTTAGAAGACATTAAAAAAGAAGGTTTACAAAAAATGAGTCGTCAACATGTTCATCTTTCGAAAGATCGTGAAACTGCGATTAAAGTAGGAGGAAGAAGGGGAGTTCCTCAAATTCTAACCGTAAGAAGTGGCGATATGTATAGAGACGGATTTAAGTTTTATTTATCCGAAAATAATGTGTGGTTGACAGACGAAGTTCCTTCAAAATACATTGAGTTTAAATCTTAA
- a CDS encoding LysR family transcriptional regulator — MVNLEWYRTFKAVYKNGNFSVAAKELFMSQPAVSQQISMLEAHVGNKLFNRKSKGVEPTEYAKLLNNLIIDALDRLENVENTFRAKAEDANRLISVGISKDLFNCVGNLLIAKFDLIDFTFADNDALFALVDAKKLDFAITTKRFDTFDTIYEIVGKIKLIMVAPVSLDATDFRQKLKADNYTEIELWLNEQKWYSHDARIPHIKLFWLHAFNKKRPAMVPNYIIPSESEMLRMLVDNEGVAITWNCNARKYIKENRLQLLWNSFHVPEEFVYLLSAKNNNLNSFFDIISKELKLFFGNRL, encoded by the coding sequence ATGGTAAATCTCGAATGGTACAGAACATTTAAAGCGGTTTATAAAAACGGAAATTTTTCTGTTGCCGCAAAAGAGTTATTTATGAGTCAACCTGCTGTAAGTCAGCAAATATCCATGTTGGAGGCTCATGTTGGAAATAAATTATTTAATCGAAAGTCAAAAGGCGTAGAACCAACCGAATACGCTAAGTTACTCAATAATTTGATTATTGATGCACTTGATCGACTGGAGAATGTTGAGAATACTTTTCGGGCGAAAGCCGAAGATGCAAACCGGTTAATATCGGTTGGTATTTCTAAAGATCTTTTTAATTGTGTTGGTAATTTGTTGATTGCTAAATTTGATTTGATCGATTTTACCTTTGCAGACAACGATGCGCTTTTTGCACTTGTTGATGCTAAAAAACTTGATTTCGCCATCACAACAAAAAGATTTGATACGTTTGATACGATTTACGAAATCGTCGGAAAAATTAAACTGATAATGGTTGCGCCAGTAAGTTTGGATGCAACAGATTTCCGTCAGAAATTAAAAGCCGACAATTATACTGAAATAGAATTGTGGCTGAATGAGCAAAAGTGGTACAGTCATGACGCCAGAATTCCGCATATAAAATTATTCTGGTTGCATGCTTTTAATAAAAAACGTCCGGCGATGGTTCCTAATTATATTATTCCGTCAGAATCTGAAATGCTTAGAATGTTGGTCGATAATGAAGGTGTTGCGATAACCTGGAATTGTAATGCAAGAAAATATATTAAAGAGAACAGATTACAACTATTGTGGAATAGTTTTCACGTACCTGAAGAATTTGTGTATTTATTGAGCGCTAAAAACAATAATTTGAACTCGTTTTTTGATATTATTTCTAAAGAATTAAAGTTGTTTTTTGGCAATAGATTGTAG
- a CDS encoding PKD domain-containing protein, with the protein MKKITTVLILVTVFFMNNSCSKHDDEAIVDCFGDSILTELKHSADGTNSKIINYHIQYSGSNTVTSVKWTFGDGTPAQTVNSATGTVAHTYAAAGTYEVKADVNITKGGGSCTVSPKKSVTVN; encoded by the coding sequence ATGAAAAAGATTACAACAGTTTTAATTCTGGTAACAGTGTTTTTTATGAATAATTCTTGTAGTAAACACGATGATGAAGCGATAGTAGATTGTTTTGGAGATTCAATTTTGACAGAATTAAAACATTCAGCAGATGGAACTAATTCTAAGATAATCAATTATCATATACAATATAGCGGAAGTAATACTGTAACTTCTGTAAAATGGACTTTTGGCGACGGAACTCCGGCTCAAACTGTAAATAGTGCGACGGGAACGGTAGCTCATACATACGCGGCTGCAGGAACATATGAAGTTAAAGCCGATGTAAATATTACTAAAGGAGGAGGAAGTTGTACTGTAAGCCCAAAGAAAAGTGTTACTGTGAATTAA
- a CDS encoding ADP-ribosylglycohydrolase family protein, translated as MILEAAIGDAYGAGFEFRDLDFIIQNNDLTQYHKHGLYTEIYKRYTDDTQMAIAISELLLEDDNWNEIKVGDKFVEVFHRDKRRGYSDRVYNALDASKNGADFIKIIDNGSNGNGSAMRAYSIGYLKDINQLMEFCEIQAKTSHHTIEGISCAKRIALAVHYFKYNLGDGTTLIPFLNETLKENETYKITSPIDMHGYPTTQSVIKIVSEANSMSDCLKTSIDYGGDTDTVAALCMAILSHKQNCDKTLPTFLYEGLENDKFGKDFLIKLDTALDNKFN; from the coding sequence ATGATACTAGAAGCAGCAATAGGCGATGCATATGGTGCAGGTTTTGAATTTCGAGATTTAGATTTTATTATTCAAAATAACGATTTGACTCAATATCATAAACACGGACTTTATACGGAGATTTATAAAAGATATACAGACGATACTCAAATGGCAATTGCAATTTCGGAATTGTTATTAGAAGATGATAATTGGAACGAGATTAAAGTTGGAGATAAGTTTGTCGAAGTTTTTCACAGAGATAAAAGAAGAGGATATTCAGATCGGGTTTACAATGCTTTGGACGCAAGTAAAAATGGAGCTGATTTTATCAAAATAATAGATAATGGCAGTAACGGAAACGGTTCTGCAATGCGAGCGTATTCTATAGGATATTTAAAAGATATTAATCAGTTAATGGAGTTTTGCGAAATTCAGGCAAAAACTTCTCATCATACAATCGAAGGAATTAGTTGTGCGAAACGTATTGCTTTGGCGGTTCATTATTTTAAATATAATTTAGGTGATGGAACAACTTTGATTCCGTTTTTGAATGAAACTTTGAAGGAAAACGAAACCTATAAGATTACTTCGCCAATAGATATGCACGGATATCCAACGACGCAATCTGTTATTAAAATTGTTTCGGAAGCGAATTCTATGAGCGATTGTTTAAAAACAAGTATAGATTATGGCGGAGATACTGATACTGTCGCTGCTTTGTGTATGGCAATTTTAAGTCATAAACAAAATTGTGATAAAACGTTGCCTACTTTCTTATACGAAGGTTTAGAGAATGATAAATTCGGGAAAGATTTTCTGATAAAATTAGATACAGCTCTAGATAATAAGTTTAATTAA